A section of the Candidatus Margulisiibacteriota bacterium genome encodes:
- a CDS encoding rod shape-determining protein, which yields MSFLDKFLGKYSRDLGIDLGTANTVVFARGEGIVLREPSVVALDKSSNKVLALGNEAKRMLGRTPGNIVAIRPMRDGVIADFEVTEVMLRHFIKKILNSKAFMQFRPRIVVGVPSGITGVERRAVLDAAMNAGAREAYLIEEPMAAAIGANLPISEPFGSMIVDIGGGTTEVAVIALGGIVIAKSIRVAGDELDEAIVNQCRKNYNLLIGERSAEEIKIAMGSVYPTTENEATMEVRGRDLVTGLPRTFTISTAEVRDALIEPVNTVVDAIRMTLEKTPPELAADIMDRGVVLAGGGGLLRGLDRYIAQETELSVYVVDDPLSSVAYGTGKVLEEIDLLKKVLVSND from the coding sequence GTTTTTAGATAAATTTTTAGGCAAGTATTCACGCGATCTGGGCATCGATCTGGGCACAGCCAATACTGTGGTTTTTGCGCGGGGCGAAGGCATCGTTTTGCGCGAACCGTCGGTCGTGGCGCTGGACAAATCGTCCAACAAAGTGCTGGCGCTCGGCAACGAGGCCAAAAGAATGTTGGGCCGCACGCCGGGTAATATCGTGGCCATCCGGCCCATGCGCGACGGCGTTATCGCGGATTTTGAAGTGACCGAAGTGATGCTACGGCATTTTATCAAAAAGATCCTGAACAGCAAAGCGTTCATGCAGTTCCGGCCGCGCATCGTGGTCGGCGTGCCGTCGGGCATCACCGGCGTGGAAAGGCGCGCGGTGCTGGACGCGGCGATGAACGCGGGCGCGAGAGAGGCGTATCTTATTGAAGAGCCGATGGCCGCGGCGATCGGCGCCAATCTGCCGATTTCCGAGCCTTTTGGCAGCATGATCGTGGACATCGGCGGCGGCACCACCGAAGTGGCGGTGATCGCGCTGGGCGGCATCGTGATCGCCAAGTCTATCCGCGTGGCTGGCGACGAGCTGGACGAAGCCATCGTCAATCAATGCCGCAAAAATTACAATCTGCTGATCGGCGAGCGTTCGGCTGAGGAAATTAAAATTGCTATGGGTTCGGTTTATCCGACCACCGAAAATGAAGCCACCATGGAAGTGCGCGGCCGTGATCTGGTGACCGGTCTGCCGCGGACTTTTACGATCAGCACCGCGGAAGTGCGCGACGCGCTGATCGAGCCGGTCAATACAGTGGTCGATGCGATACGCATGACGCTGGAAAAAACCCCGCCGGAACTCGCGGCGGATATTATGGATCGCGGCGTGGTGCTGGCCGGCGGCGGCGGCCTGCTGCGCGGCCTGGATAGATACATCGCGCAGGAAACGGAATTGTCCGTGTACGTCGTCGACGATCCGCTGTCTTCGGTGGCTTACGGCACCGGCAAAGTTTTGGAAGAGATCGACCTGCTCAAAAAAGTGCTGGTTTCCAACGACTAA